Proteins from a genomic interval of Gordonia sp. SL306:
- a CDS encoding arylamine N-acetyltransferase family protein, whose product MSASVEVDVDAYLRRIGYSGDRTPSLPNLAGLVAAHVRRIPFENLDPLTGTAVERLDAESLQDKLVRRRRGGFCYEHNGLFRHVLDALGYRVDPLAGRVVWMKEPGPLPAETHQLLAVEIPGDPQPYLVDVGFGGQTPTAPLRFTMDEPQNTDLEPFRISAGPDDRFRTMESMVGGRWHPLYLFGPRPRPEIDSVVGSWFASTHPGSHFRTGLSACMIVDDARWNLRGRDLAIHRPDGSGEKRALATTHDVLDLLVDTFGIDISGIAGLEARIGAVLDR is encoded by the coding sequence ATGAGCGCTTCCGTCGAGGTCGATGTCGATGCCTATCTTCGACGTATCGGGTATTCCGGTGACCGGACTCCCTCACTTCCGAACCTGGCGGGTCTGGTGGCAGCCCACGTTCGTCGGATCCCGTTCGAGAACCTCGATCCGCTGACCGGAACCGCAGTCGAACGACTCGACGCCGAAAGCCTTCAGGACAAACTCGTCCGACGGCGCCGGGGCGGGTTCTGTTATGAGCACAACGGCCTGTTCCGGCACGTTCTCGACGCCCTCGGCTATCGGGTCGATCCGCTCGCGGGGCGCGTCGTGTGGATGAAGGAGCCCGGTCCGCTACCCGCGGAGACTCATCAGCTCCTCGCCGTCGAGATCCCCGGCGACCCACAGCCGTATCTCGTGGATGTCGGGTTCGGAGGCCAGACACCAACCGCCCCCTTGCGGTTCACGATGGACGAACCGCAGAACACCGATCTCGAGCCGTTCCGTATCAGCGCCGGACCCGACGACCGGTTCCGCACGATGGAATCGATGGTCGGTGGACGTTGGCACCCTCTGTATCTGTTCGGTCCGCGCCCCCGGCCCGAGATCGACAGCGTGGTCGGCAGCTGGTTCGCGTCCACGCACCCGGGCTCGCACTTCCGCACCGGATTGTCCGCGTGCATGATCGTCGACGACGCGCGGTGGAATCTTCGTGGTCGCGATCTCGCGATCCACCGGCCGGACGGTTCGGGCGAGAAACGCGCGCTCGCAACGACCCACGATGTGCTCGACCTGCTCGTCGACACCTTCGGTATCGACATCAGCGGGATCGCCGGCCTCGAGGCCCGTATCGGAGCCGTGCTCGACAGGTGA
- a CDS encoding FAD-binding oxidoreductase translates to MTIQTTSPSPTGDSGLTVRARTSVLADLADRISGAVHGPDDAGYDAARSGFNLLSDHRPAVIAVPSNRFDVAEAVRFAASEGLRVAIQATGHGPGPSADGALLINTSEMADVSIDPIARTATVGAGAKWAPVLEQAQSHGLAPLLGSTTDVGVVGYTLGGGFGWLGRKYGLASDAVRSFDLVTPDGNPLRVSATSHPDIFWALKGGGAGSIGVVTDVVIDLFPVTTVYAGNLFYPAEDAPEIMRRFSEWAPDQSEDLTSAVTLMNFPPLDIVPEPFRGKSFTMIRGCWAGDLDIGRNLIDEWRNWKSPDVDMWGEMPFTAADAISMDPTDPVPAMVTTEWMDELTGEAIDILASRVLPSPGAMPLILFAEIRHAGGAVSRGAAASPNDRGRDGTFLLEVASIVPDPQLALAVESALRLTREALAPFVTGAAYLNFLEGDEKSERSASAFSEANRRRLAAIKAALDPENRFCHGVSLV, encoded by the coding sequence ATGACGATCCAGACCACCTCCCCGTCCCCGACCGGCGATTCGGGCCTGACCGTTCGCGCCCGTACCTCGGTGCTCGCCGACCTGGCCGACCGCATCTCCGGCGCCGTGCACGGCCCGGACGACGCCGGCTACGACGCGGCCCGCAGCGGTTTCAACCTGCTGTCGGATCATCGGCCCGCCGTGATCGCCGTGCCGTCCAACCGCTTCGACGTCGCCGAAGCGGTCCGATTCGCGGCCTCGGAGGGACTGCGCGTCGCGATCCAGGCGACCGGTCACGGCCCCGGACCGTCGGCCGACGGTGCATTGCTGATCAACACCTCCGAGATGGCCGATGTGAGCATCGATCCCATCGCACGAACCGCCACGGTCGGCGCCGGCGCCAAATGGGCCCCCGTGCTCGAGCAGGCACAGAGTCACGGCCTCGCTCCGCTTCTCGGGTCGACCACCGACGTCGGGGTGGTCGGCTACACCCTCGGAGGTGGCTTCGGCTGGCTCGGACGCAAGTACGGACTCGCCTCGGATGCCGTGCGATCGTTCGACCTGGTGACCCCCGACGGCAATCCCCTGCGGGTCAGCGCCACCAGCCATCCCGACATCTTCTGGGCCCTCAAGGGAGGTGGCGCAGGCAGCATCGGAGTGGTCACGGATGTGGTGATCGACCTGTTCCCGGTCACGACGGTCTACGCAGGCAATCTGTTCTACCCCGCCGAGGATGCCCCGGAAATCATGCGGAGATTCTCCGAGTGGGCCCCGGATCAGTCCGAGGATCTGACGTCGGCGGTGACGCTGATGAACTTCCCGCCTCTCGACATCGTGCCGGAACCCTTCCGCGGCAAGAGTTTCACGATGATCCGCGGTTGCTGGGCAGGCGACCTGGACATCGGCAGGAACCTGATCGACGAATGGCGGAACTGGAAGTCTCCCGATGTCGACATGTGGGGCGAGATGCCGTTCACTGCAGCGGACGCGATCAGCATGGACCCGACCGATCCGGTACCCGCGATGGTGACGACCGAATGGATGGACGAACTCACCGGCGAGGCCATCGACATCCTCGCGTCCCGGGTGCTCCCGAGCCCCGGTGCGATGCCGCTGATCCTGTTCGCCGAGATCCGCCACGCCGGTGGCGCCGTGTCACGTGGAGCGGCAGCCTCGCCGAACGACCGAGGACGCGACGGCACCTTCCTGCTGGAGGTCGCCTCGATCGTGCCCGACCCGCAGCTCGCGCTGGCCGTCGAATCCGCGTTGCGCCTCACCCGGGAGGCGTTGGCTCCGTTCGTGACCGGCGCGGCCTACCTGAACTTTCTGGAAGGCGACGAGAAGTCGGAACGTTCCGCGAGCGCGTTCAGCGAGGCGAATCGGCGCCGGCTGGCCGCGATCAAGGCAGCGCTCGACCCGGAGAATCGGTTCTGTCACGGTGTCTCCCTCGTCTGA
- a CDS encoding SRPBCC family protein — protein MTEMQSRHLSVVIPASAADVYAFAADPENLPTWAAGLAAGVRRDGDALVAESPMGEVIVRFAPPNPYGILDHDVTLPDGMVVANPLRVIGHPDGSEVVFTVRQRDLTDDEFAADCAAVERDLVALRAAVTGKA, from the coding sequence ATGACCGAGATGCAGAGTCGGCACCTGTCCGTCGTCATACCGGCTTCGGCAGCAGACGTCTATGCCTTCGCGGCAGATCCGGAGAATCTCCCCACCTGGGCGGCGGGCCTGGCCGCAGGCGTCCGTCGCGACGGCGATGCGCTGGTCGCCGAATCTCCGATGGGCGAGGTGATCGTGCGGTTCGCCCCGCCGAATCCGTACGGGATCCTCGATCACGACGTGACCCTGCCCGACGGCATGGTCGTCGCCAACCCGTTACGGGTCATCGGTCATCCGGATGGCTCCGAGGTGGTCTTCACGGTCCGGCAACGCGACCTGACCGACGACGAGTTCGCAGCCGACTGCGCAGCAGTGGAGCGCGATCTGGTCGCCCTCCGCGCGGCAGTGACCGGCAAAGCCTGA
- the poxB gene encoding ubiquinone-dependent pyruvate dehydrogenase: MATTLADNIIESLKNSGVSRVYGIPGDSLNGFTDALRRDGTISWQHARHEEGAAFAAAADAALTGDLAVCAGSCGPGNLHLINGLFDAHRSRVPVLAIAAHIPAPEIGSTYFQETHPERLFVECSAFCEMVSTPEQLPRLLDIAMRTAVETSDVAVLVIPGEIFLAKGANRRAGAPIRRVDRVVAPTDDGLTAAAGILNMAQAVTILAGAGVAGAHDEVVELAGALQAPVVHALRGKEFVEYDNPYDVGMTGLLGFSSGYRAIEKCDALLMLGTDFPYQQFYPSKATIIQVDIRGEQIGRRTPVDLGLVGSVADTIPRLAPLIDRNRGSDHLRSARRHYVKARESLDELADNDRNRQPIHPQYLARLISDLASDDAVFIPDVGSPVVWAARYLRMNGRRRLIGSFSHGSMANAVSQAVGAQSAYPGRQVIALAGDGGLTMLLGELLTITQNKLPVKIVVFNNSSLNFVEVEMKAAGFVNYGTQLDNPNFAELASAVGIFGRRVEQPDDLPGTVRAFLEHDGPALLDVVTARQELSIPPTVTAAQAKGFTLYALRTVMSGRGDELVDLAETNLFRRLFD; this comes from the coding sequence ATGGCAACAACCCTGGCGGACAACATCATCGAGTCGCTGAAGAACTCCGGGGTCAGCCGCGTGTACGGCATTCCGGGCGATTCGCTCAACGGTTTCACCGACGCCCTGCGCCGCGACGGCACCATTTCCTGGCAGCACGCGCGCCACGAGGAGGGCGCGGCCTTCGCGGCCGCCGCCGACGCAGCCCTGACCGGCGATCTGGCGGTCTGTGCGGGTAGTTGCGGCCCCGGCAATCTCCATCTCATCAACGGGTTGTTCGACGCCCACCGCAGTCGGGTGCCGGTGCTCGCGATCGCGGCACACATCCCGGCACCCGAGATCGGCAGCACGTATTTTCAGGAGACCCATCCGGAGCGGCTGTTCGTCGAGTGCAGCGCATTCTGTGAGATGGTCAGCACTCCTGAGCAGTTGCCGCGCCTGCTCGACATCGCGATGCGAACCGCCGTCGAGACCAGCGACGTCGCCGTGCTGGTGATCCCGGGCGAGATCTTCTTGGCGAAAGGCGCGAATCGCCGTGCCGGAGCGCCGATCCGCCGGGTCGACCGGGTCGTCGCGCCCACCGACGACGGGTTGACCGCTGCCGCAGGCATTCTCAACATGGCGCAAGCCGTGACCATCCTCGCCGGAGCGGGCGTCGCCGGGGCGCACGACGAGGTGGTCGAGCTCGCGGGGGCGTTGCAGGCGCCGGTCGTCCACGCACTACGCGGTAAGGAGTTCGTCGAATACGACAATCCGTACGACGTCGGGATGACCGGATTGCTGGGCTTCTCCTCGGGCTATCGGGCCATCGAGAAATGTGACGCCCTGCTGATGCTGGGGACCGATTTCCCTTACCAGCAGTTCTATCCGTCCAAGGCCACCATCATCCAGGTCGACATCCGGGGCGAGCAGATCGGTCGGCGTACCCCGGTCGACCTCGGCCTGGTGGGCAGTGTCGCCGACACCATCCCCCGGCTGGCGCCGTTGATCGACCGCAACCGTGGTTCCGACCACCTCCGATCCGCGCGCCGGCACTATGTGAAGGCTCGCGAGAGCCTCGACGAACTCGCCGACAACGACCGCAACCGGCAGCCGATCCATCCTCAGTACCTGGCCCGGCTGATCAGTGACCTGGCGAGCGACGACGCGGTCTTCATCCCCGACGTCGGGTCACCGGTGGTGTGGGCCGCGCGATACCTGAGGATGAATGGGCGACGCCGACTCATCGGGTCGTTCTCGCACGGCAGCATGGCCAATGCGGTGTCGCAGGCCGTCGGCGCGCAGTCGGCGTACCCGGGGCGTCAGGTCATCGCGCTCGCCGGCGACGGCGGGCTCACGATGTTGCTCGGTGAGTTGCTGACGATCACGCAGAACAAGCTTCCCGTGAAGATCGTGGTGTTCAACAACTCGTCACTCAACTTCGTCGAGGTGGAGATGAAGGCGGCCGGTTTCGTGAACTACGGGACACAGCTCGACAATCCGAACTTCGCCGAACTCGCCTCCGCGGTGGGCATCTTCGGACGCCGGGTCGAGCAACCGGACGATCTGCCCGGCACGGTCCGAGCCTTCCTCGAGCACGACGGGCCTGCCCTGTTGGATGTCGTGACCGCCCGGCAGGAACTCTCGATCCCGCCGACGGTGACCGCCGCGCAGGCCAAGGGATTCACCCTCTACGCCTTGCGCACCGTCATGTCCGGTCGCGGCGATGAACTCGTCGACCTGGCGGAGACCAACCTGTTCCGGCGACTGTTCGACTGA
- a CDS encoding fatty acid desaturase family protein, with the protein MSNSNGSTLARNRFVSSYSDLVAEVRDTGLLERRRTYYVIRIAATIAAFVAVWAGVVMIGDSWWQLALAAALAVISTQFGFLGHDGAHRQMFASASANEWTARIVAGAFAGLSLHWWRAKHNRHHKAPNQIGVDPDIAPGPIVFVPADAEDRTGISGWFTRHQGWLFFPLVTLEGVALHISSIQGLIGRAPVAHRVLELALIVGRLLFGLVLPLVLMPLPIAAAFIIVHLALFGLLLGGSFAPNHKGMPLVPKDMRVDFLRRQVLMSRNIRGGRFTDFMMGGLNYQIEHHLFPSMPRPNLAKVQPLVRAHCARHGVTYTETSLVGSYAIVIRYLNQAGLGERDPFTCPLVQTYR; encoded by the coding sequence GTGTCGAACTCGAACGGTTCCACCCTTGCCCGTAACCGATTTGTCAGTTCGTACTCCGATCTGGTGGCCGAGGTTCGTGACACCGGACTCCTCGAACGTCGGCGCACCTATTACGTCATCCGGATCGCCGCCACGATCGCCGCCTTCGTCGCGGTCTGGGCGGGCGTCGTGATGATCGGGGATTCGTGGTGGCAGCTGGCGCTCGCAGCGGCGCTGGCCGTGATCAGCACGCAGTTCGGCTTCCTCGGTCACGACGGAGCACATCGCCAGATGTTCGCATCGGCGTCGGCCAACGAGTGGACCGCCCGGATCGTCGCGGGTGCGTTCGCCGGGTTGTCGCTGCACTGGTGGCGGGCCAAGCACAACCGACATCACAAGGCGCCCAACCAGATCGGTGTCGATCCCGACATCGCACCCGGACCGATCGTGTTCGTGCCTGCCGACGCGGAGGACCGCACCGGCATCAGCGGCTGGTTCACGCGGCACCAGGGATGGCTCTTCTTCCCGCTGGTGACACTCGAGGGTGTCGCTCTGCACATCTCCAGCATCCAGGGGCTGATCGGGCGCGCGCCGGTGGCGCATCGCGTGCTGGAACTCGCCCTGATCGTTGGCCGGCTGTTGTTCGGGTTGGTCCTGCCGCTGGTGCTGATGCCGTTGCCGATCGCCGCCGCGTTCATCATCGTCCACCTGGCCCTGTTCGGCTTACTGCTCGGCGGCTCCTTCGCGCCCAATCACAAAGGGATGCCGTTGGTACCCAAGGACATGCGGGTGGACTTCCTGCGGCGCCAGGTGCTGATGTCGCGCAACATCCGGGGTGGCCGATTCACCGATTTCATGATGGGCGGCCTCAACTACCAGATCGAGCACCATCTGTTCCCGAGTATGCCGCGGCCGAACCTGGCCAAGGTGCAGCCGCTGGTTCGCGCCCACTGCGCGCGTCACGGGGTGACCTATACGGAGACGTCGCTCGTGGGTTCCTACGCGATCGTCATCCGCTATCTGAACCAGGCCGGTCTCGGTGAGCGTGACCCGTTCACCTGCCCGCTCGTCCAAACCTACCGCTGA
- a CDS encoding Tex family protein — protein sequence MKSVNTRLAEELSVGEGQVAAAVRLLDDGSTVPFIARYRKEVTGSLDDAQLRTLDERLRYLRELDERRDAVLASIDEQGKLTDELRSALLVAETKARVEDIYLPYKPKRRTKAQIAREAGLEPLADRLLADPSTVPDDAAAEFVGEGVADATAALDGARQILVERASEDAELVGAIRERFWADGSMRTAARSETAATSPGAQKFRDYFDFAEPLDSMPSHRVLAVLRGEKEDALTLTLDGGEDDGYQAMVAATLGIDASNPGPATPWLVGTARWAWRTKLMVSASIEARVRLRQRAEADAVTVFATNLKDLLLAAPAGTRPTLGLDPGFRTGVKVAVVDATGKVLDTCAIYPHQPQKQWDQAKATLAALVARHGVELVAIGNGTASRETDALATELIDDIRKAGAQAPAKAIVSEAGASVYSASEYASHELPQLDVSLRGAVSIARRLQDPLAELVKIDPKSIGVGQYQHDVTPGTLARSLDAVVEDAVNAVGVDLNTASVPLLSRVSGVTPTLATAIVAHRDSVGPFRSRGGLLDVSRLGPKAFEQCAGFLRIRDGDDPLDSTGVHPESYPVVRRILDRSGLAIAELIGDERALRGLRPADFADERFGLPTVTDILAELEKPGRDPRPAFATATFAAGVEKVAHLEPGMVLEGVVTNVAAFGAFVDVGVHQDGLVHVSAMSDRFVSDPHEVVRSGQVVRVKVIEVDVDRQRIGLSLRLDDEARGSGRAKQAKAGGGDRKPDRGGQQGGRREGEQGGRRENRAQKNGRRDNSGRAQRDRPSGSMAQALRDAGFGR from the coding sequence GTGAAGTCCGTGAACACACGCCTCGCCGAGGAGTTGTCGGTCGGGGAGGGGCAGGTCGCCGCCGCGGTGCGGCTGCTCGACGACGGCTCGACCGTGCCGTTCATCGCCCGTTATCGCAAGGAGGTCACCGGCAGCCTCGACGACGCCCAGCTTCGGACGCTCGACGAGCGTCTGCGGTATCTGCGCGAACTCGACGAACGACGAGACGCCGTGCTCGCGTCGATCGACGAACAGGGCAAGCTCACCGACGAACTCCGATCCGCGTTGTTGGTCGCCGAGACCAAGGCCCGGGTGGAGGACATCTACCTCCCGTACAAGCCGAAACGACGGACGAAGGCGCAGATCGCGCGCGAAGCGGGCCTCGAGCCACTCGCCGATCGACTGCTGGCGGATCCGTCGACGGTCCCCGACGATGCGGCGGCGGAGTTCGTGGGCGAGGGCGTCGCCGACGCGACCGCCGCGCTCGACGGTGCCCGCCAGATCCTCGTCGAGCGCGCATCCGAAGACGCCGAACTGGTCGGCGCGATCCGCGAGCGGTTCTGGGCCGACGGCTCGATGCGCACCGCCGCGCGGTCCGAGACCGCCGCGACATCGCCCGGGGCCCAGAAGTTCCGGGACTACTTCGATTTCGCCGAGCCGCTGGACTCGATGCCCTCGCATCGGGTCCTCGCGGTCCTGCGTGGCGAGAAAGAAGACGCGCTGACGCTGACGCTCGACGGTGGCGAGGATGACGGCTACCAGGCGATGGTCGCGGCGACGCTGGGTATCGACGCGTCGAATCCGGGTCCGGCGACGCCGTGGCTGGTGGGCACCGCTCGGTGGGCGTGGCGGACCAAGCTGATGGTGTCCGCGTCCATCGAGGCACGGGTCCGGCTGCGCCAGCGCGCCGAGGCCGACGCCGTGACGGTGTTCGCGACGAATCTGAAGGATCTCCTGCTGGCCGCGCCCGCGGGTACCCGGCCGACGCTCGGTCTGGATCCGGGCTTCCGCACGGGGGTCAAGGTAGCGGTGGTCGACGCCACCGGGAAGGTTCTCGACACCTGTGCCATCTATCCGCATCAGCCACAGAAGCAGTGGGACCAGGCCAAGGCCACGCTCGCCGCTCTCGTCGCGCGGCACGGCGTGGAACTGGTGGCGATCGGCAACGGCACCGCCTCGCGTGAAACCGACGCGCTGGCAACCGAACTGATCGACGACATCCGGAAGGCGGGCGCGCAGGCGCCGGCCAAGGCGATCGTCAGCGAGGCCGGTGCGTCGGTGTACTCGGCGTCGGAGTACGCGTCGCACGAGCTGCCCCAGCTCGACGTGTCGCTGCGCGGCGCGGTGTCCATCGCGCGTCGCCTGCAGGACCCGCTCGCGGAATTGGTGAAGATCGATCCCAAGTCGATCGGTGTCGGGCAGTATCAGCACGACGTCACCCCGGGCACTCTTGCTCGCAGTCTCGACGCCGTGGTGGAAGACGCCGTGAACGCGGTGGGTGTCGACCTGAACACGGCGTCGGTGCCACTGCTGTCGCGGGTGTCGGGGGTGACCCCCACGCTGGCCACGGCGATCGTCGCGCACCGCGACAGCGTCGGCCCGTTCCGTAGCCGGGGCGGACTGCTCGACGTGTCGCGCCTGGGGCCCAAGGCATTCGAACAATGTGCCGGATTCCTTCGGATCCGCGACGGCGACGACCCGCTGGACTCAACGGGTGTGCACCCCGAGTCGTACCCGGTGGTCAGGCGCATTCTGGATCGCTCCGGCCTCGCGATCGCCGAACTCATCGGCGACGAGCGTGCGCTACGCGGTCTGCGCCCGGCCGATTTCGCCGACGAGCGCTTCGGTCTCCCGACCGTGACGGACATTCTCGCCGAACTCGAGAAGCCGGGGCGTGATCCACGTCCCGCGTTCGCCACCGCGACGTTCGCCGCGGGTGTGGAGAAGGTCGCACACCTCGAACCGGGGATGGTGCTCGAAGGTGTGGTCACCAACGTCGCGGCGTTCGGCGCCTTTGTCGACGTCGGTGTCCATCAGGACGGTTTGGTCCATGTCTCCGCGATGTCTGATCGGTTCGTGTCGGATCCGCACGAGGTGGTCCGCTCCGGGCAGGTGGTGCGGGTCAAGGTCATCGAGGTCGACGTGGATCGCCAACGTATCGGTCTGAGTCTGCGGCTCGACGACGAGGCTCGCGGGAGTGGCCGTGCCAAGCAGGCGAAGGCAGGCGGTGGTGATCGCAAGCCCGACCGCGGCGGACAGCAGGGGGGCCGGCGCGAAGGAGAGCAGGGCGGGCGGCGCGAGAACCGGGCACAGAAGAACGGTCGCCGCGACAACTCCGGTCGCGCACAGCGTGATCGGCCCAGCGGGTCGATGGCGCAGGCGTTGCGCGATGCCGGATTCGGTCGCTAG
- a CDS encoding DUF4185 domain-containing protein has protein sequence MRRRLTQGARIALVGALAASASILAMTHGAGTADAAPCGNGGFGSSLLGNGSLGSSGSLGSSGSLGSSGSSGSSDIPNIGPQGPLIPFIGSSTRTIGWVTGPLSSNRTFSRFGISGTDLGISWDNGRGQTLMAFGDTFGNCNVSGQQWRHNVLLRTDDNQLTDGIRVPDGVAGNASSGSVIAPGQPNFAQQLIPALGISNVEVTTIPTAAIALPRGGGFRQYINYMSVRSWGTAGNWVTNFSAVAYSDDNGQTWTTDQSTILINAPVSLALPGDLAPVEYNNGKFQQGAYVRGRPDSTDEKGYIYQFGTPNGRFGAAFLARFAPEDILALDRYQYWAGATRGWVDDIAQIPDDGSAIVVPAPVTELSVAWSPYLKKYVMLDGQNDIRLRTADHPQGPWSTPRTIVPSGAVVLYGPMMLPDSPALQGNSPDLYFNASRWSDYNVMLLKTNLSRVPGARP, from the coding sequence GTGCGGCGACGCCTCACGCAGGGTGCTCGGATCGCCCTCGTCGGAGCCCTGGCCGCCTCGGCATCGATTCTGGCGATGACCCATGGCGCAGGCACCGCCGACGCGGCCCCGTGCGGCAACGGTGGCTTCGGATCGAGTCTTCTCGGCAACGGTTCGCTGGGTTCGAGCGGTTCGCTGGGCTCCAGCGGTTCCCTCGGGTCGAGCGGGTCATCGGGGAGTTCGGATATTCCGAACATCGGTCCGCAAGGCCCCCTCATCCCGTTCATCGGATCCAGCACCCGAACCATCGGGTGGGTGACCGGACCACTCAGCAGCAACCGCACGTTCAGTCGTTTCGGGATCAGCGGCACCGACCTCGGCATCAGCTGGGACAACGGGCGTGGACAGACACTGATGGCTTTCGGCGACACGTTCGGGAACTGCAACGTCTCCGGCCAGCAATGGCGTCACAATGTACTCCTTCGCACCGACGACAATCAGCTCACCGATGGCATACGCGTCCCTGACGGCGTGGCCGGGAATGCGTCCTCGGGGTCGGTCATCGCGCCAGGGCAGCCGAACTTCGCGCAGCAACTCATCCCGGCGCTCGGTATCAGCAACGTCGAGGTCACCACCATCCCGACCGCCGCGATCGCGCTACCGCGCGGCGGTGGGTTCCGCCAGTACATCAACTACATGTCGGTGCGCTCGTGGGGAACCGCCGGAAACTGGGTCACCAACTTCTCCGCGGTCGCCTATTCCGACGACAACGGGCAGACCTGGACCACCGATCAGAGCACCATCCTGATCAACGCACCAGTCTCGCTCGCACTGCCCGGAGACCTCGCCCCGGTCGAGTACAACAACGGCAAGTTCCAGCAGGGCGCGTACGTCCGCGGTCGGCCGGACTCGACCGACGAGAAGGGCTACATCTATCAGTTCGGCACACCAAACGGCAGATTCGGCGCCGCCTTCCTCGCCAGGTTCGCACCCGAGGACATCCTCGCCCTCGACCGTTATCAGTACTGGGCCGGCGCCACCCGCGGGTGGGTCGACGACATCGCCCAGATCCCCGACGACGGATCGGCGATCGTCGTGCCCGCTCCCGTGACGGAGCTCTCGGTGGCCTGGAGCCCGTACCTGAAGAAGTACGTGATGCTCGACGGCCAGAACGACATCCGTCTCCGTACCGCCGACCATCCCCAGGGCCCGTGGAGCACACCCCGCACCATCGTCCCCTCGGGCGCCGTGGTGCTGTACGGCCCGATGATGCTGCCCGACTCCCCTGCGCTACAGGGAAATTCCCCAGACCTGTACTTCAACGCATCGCGCTGGAGCGACTACAACGTGATGCTCCTGAAGACAAACCTCAGCCGGGTGCCCGGGGCGCGCCCCTGA
- a CDS encoding shikimate 5-dehydrogenase yields MPILNKDMTVCISLAGRPSNIGTRFHNHLYDELGLNYIYKAFSTDDIEGAVRGVRALGIRGCSVSMPFKEAVIPLVDVLEESASAIESVNTIVNDGGTLTASNTDYEAVATLVAEHGLDPGATVAVRGSGGMAKAVVAAFRGAGFDDVTVIARNAVAGTALAEKYGYAYTADEPPSETSVLVNVTPLGMHGADEDALSFARDRIEAADVVFDVVAFPADTPLIRTARDEGKRVISGAEVIALQAARQFERYTGVTITREQVARASEFSRAG; encoded by the coding sequence ATGCCCATCCTGAACAAGGACATGACGGTGTGCATCTCACTCGCAGGCCGCCCGTCGAACATCGGCACGCGATTTCACAACCACCTCTACGACGAACTGGGCCTCAACTACATCTACAAGGCGTTCAGCACTGACGACATCGAGGGTGCCGTCCGGGGCGTGCGTGCCCTCGGCATCCGCGGCTGCTCGGTGTCGATGCCGTTCAAAGAGGCCGTCATCCCGCTCGTCGACGTGCTGGAGGAATCCGCGTCGGCGATCGAATCGGTCAACACCATCGTCAACGACGGCGGCACGCTCACCGCCTCGAACACCGACTACGAGGCGGTCGCGACGCTCGTCGCCGAACACGGCCTCGACCCGGGTGCGACAGTGGCCGTCCGCGGCTCGGGCGGCATGGCCAAGGCGGTGGTGGCAGCGTTTCGGGGGGCCGGATTCGACGATGTCACGGTGATCGCTCGCAACGCAGTCGCCGGCACGGCGCTGGCGGAGAAGTACGGGTACGCATACACCGCGGACGAACCCCCGTCGGAAACGTCCGTGCTGGTGAACGTGACGCCGCTGGGCATGCACGGCGCGGACGAGGACGCGCTGTCGTTCGCCCGGGACCGGATCGAGGCGGCCGACGTGGTGTTCGACGTCGTCGCTTTCCCCGCGGACACGCCCCTGATCCGAACGGCCAGGGACGAGGGTAAGCGGGTCATCAGCGGGGCGGAGGTCATCGCCCTCCAGGCCGCGCGGCAGTTCGAGCGCTACACCGGGGTCACGATCACTCGGGAGCAGGTCGCGCGGGCGTCGGAGTTCTCCCGCGCAGGGTGA